The sequence gtcttctctttgctagtcttctctttgctagtcttctcttcgctagtcttctcttcgctagtcttctctttgttgttcttctctttgttgttattctcttcgctgttctcttctcagctggtctcttcttggctggtctcttcttggctggtctcttcttggctggtctcttcttggctggtctcctcttggctggtcttcatttctctgttcttctcttcactgttcttctcCTGACTGGTCTTCTGTTCgcagttcttctcttcgctgtttttctcttggctgttcttctcttctatgcttatcttcacttcggtcttcatttcattcctcatttcttcttggccatgcttcagttcatcctgacccttcttcatttcctctaggctattatttgacccgctcttcttttcttcgTGGTGGTTcctactctccttccttccactcttcatttcttacgtaaagttctcgattttggttactatttctttgttatagttctcccaagtggctcttatttcttctagggcaacccttatctccttgtattgctcgtcagtaagcccttcagtagccatctctctaaagcatttactaataattaaacaacctaaataataattatttttttaaatactgttcttagttttaaatgacctagacgaaccttctaattaaaataacaataactattacattcaaaactatcactaactacagtaaactcaaactagctctagaaaattacaaattcactaaatttctaaatgctaactttactctcgaaaaactaaatcctattacttaactgaatcctaaatctattaagcagggctatcccacttctgacaccaaaatgttacgatttccctgcgggttcgtaaaggatagcccaattaatagattttatttcacacacacagttttatttattaccactacttgtcacttacaaataatcttctaaattggcaaataattaactacacttaaagaaatgccaattccccagtcactcgtttcacacacctcgctgggccgcacttccggcgcaactctgaccgcagcacccctcgtgggtctccgccgcgggactccgtcgccgcactccgccgccgccgtcacacccttcgccgagatcccacacgacgcctcatAAACAGTGCAGATATCACAAATACCAGTTTTGTATACCAACCCTGCACAACACTTTTCGTGCACTTTGTGCATTGAACCCAACTTATTGTTCCCCCTGCATCATCAAAGTAGTATCCCCCAAAATCTCCACAATAATTGCTGATATCTCTATTAGTAACCAGGTCGCTGGTTTCCTGTGGACTTGCAACATTTTACACCCAATATGGATGAATATTAATTAGCTTatgagtaggggcaggtattttcttgtaattggcggccttctgccaGAGAAGCCATTTTATTATCTGTggatttgccaagaaatagctttaatactgcaagaaagttattgtaactttgtacaaaacatggcatatgttaaatatgtttttcgatataatactgagttGAGTGTGATAGAAGTCCAATGGACAATAGACAGCGACTTATTTGTGTACAATTTGTAGTCTTCATCCTGGTATCAGAAAATAACTAATTTGACAGATCTTAACTCATTCCATATTTTCTAAGAGCCATACTATTGAATATAACAGCCCCGAgagattacaaataaaaaaattagtgtaaGGTTCAACATGTCTAACCGCTTGGTCTAGTGATCAGGGACTCCATCCTGAAAGGCATTAGCTTTATTTGACCGGGAAATTCCGGAAgcgttgcttccgcactgaattattgtgataggtgttctaacagtagacatgtacctgaatgaAACTCaactaatcacgaaacacagacgatgctacagtgatttAACTTACAGCTAGTttcgaaatattttcacgaaacaCGCGTGCCCTTGCTTATGAGCAATTCTGCCTGAAGTTTGCGAACGTTGTAGTGTATGAAATATAGATTGCATCTGTGATTTGCAGTGGGGGTGTTTGCTGTTCTGCAGTGAGCTGCCATACCCCTCTGCCTGTGGCATGTGCCGCATATGCGAGAGACATGGATGCCGCTGTTGCAGGTCCTCGCGATCCTGTGCCTGGCCGCCCTGGCGGTCAAGGGAGTGGTGGGCAGCCAAGACCTGGAGTACGACGGCCACTCCACGGGCAGCGACGGAGGAGGTGGTCTAGACACCAGCTACGGCCATGGCTCGGGCGAGGTCCAACACAGTGCAGCTGGAGGATACGCTGACGGTTACGGACATGGAGGTGCGCAGTCGAGTGGTTACGGCCAAGGCGACTCGTCGTACGGCGGTTACGAACAAGGTGGTCACGTGTATGGAGGATCGTCTAACGGAGGATACGAACAAGACGGGTCATCGTATGGTGGCCACGGATATGGGGGTTCATCATATGGAGGGTATGGACAAGGAGACTTGTCTCACGGTAGCTACGGTGGATCATCTTATGGGGGCTATGGGGGATCATCCTATGGTGGATCTTATGGTGGATATGGGCATGCATCATCGTCATATGGCGGTGGTGGACACAGCGGACAGTTCAAACCCAGTTATGGTCCTTACTATGCCAGCGGGTATGGCCATGGTCACTATGACCTGGGGAAGATAATAACCATTCACCAGAAAGTGAAGATCCCCATACTGGTGCCAAAGCCCTACCCCGTGCACATTCAAGTGGAAAAACACGTGCCTGTCCGTGTGGATAGGCCAGTGCCATATCCAGTGAAGGTTCCTGTTTATCGGCCTGTGCCGATTCCAGTGGTGAAGAAAGTGCCCTATCCCGTCGAGAAACCGGTGCTCGTGCCGGTGAAAATTCACGTGGACCGCCCCTATCCCGTTCACGTGCCCGTCGAGAAGAAGGTGTTGTTCCCTGTCAAAGTGAAGGTCCCAGTGCCCCACCATTACCCAGTGCCAGTGGAAAAACCTTACCCAGTGTTCTATGAAAAGAAGGTCGCTGTGCCCGCGCCGTACGCAGTCCCAGTGAAGGTGCCCGTGCCGAAGCCGTACCCTGTGCACGTGAAAGTACCTTACCTGGTGCACGTGGACCGTCCGTACCCAGTGCACGTGAAGGTGCCTGTGGATAGGCCGTACCCGGTTCCGGTACCCAAACCATACCCAGTAACGGTGGAGAAGCACGTTCCAGTGACCGTGGAGAAGCATGTGCCCTACCCAGTGAAGGTGCCGGTGGATCGACCGTACCCAGTG comes from Bacillus rossius redtenbacheri isolate Brsri chromosome 4 unlocalized genomic scaffold, Brsri_v3 Brsri_v3_scf4_2, whole genome shotgun sequence and encodes:
- the LOC134542171 gene encoding uncharacterized protein LOC134542171 — its product is MRRDANTEVLAILCLAALAVKGVVGSQDLEYDGHSTGSDGGGGLDTSYGHGSGEVQHSAAGGYADGYGHGGAQSSGYGQGDSSYGGYEQGGHVYGGSSNGGYEQDGSSYGGHGYGGSSYGGYGQGDLSHGSYGGSSYGGYGGSSYGGSYGGYGHASSSYGGGGHSGQFKPSYGPYYASGYGHGHYDLGKIITIHQKVKIPILVPKPYPVHIQVEKHVPVRVDRPVPYPVKVPVYRPVPIPVVKKVPYPVEKPVLVPVKIHVDRPYPVHVPVEKKVLFPVKVKVPVPHHYPVPVEKPYPVFYEKKVAVPAPYAVPVKVPVPKPYPVHVKVPYLVHVDRPYPVHVKVPVDRPYPVPVPKPYPVTVEKHVPVTVEKHVPYPVKVPVDRPYPVVVPKPYPVTVEKHMPYPVQKPVPYPVEKHVPYPVKVLVDRPVPVPVAKPYPVTVEKHVPYPVEKPVPYPVKVAVERPVPYPVEKPVPYPVQVHVPVPVESSHGHHGYHESHSGQSHHYLHQRQQRTDGEADE